One genomic window of Camelina sativa cultivar DH55 chromosome 5, Cs, whole genome shotgun sequence includes the following:
- the LOC104786590 gene encoding uncharacterized protein LOC104786590 has product MSLDESQIRSRSMCVPEFNSNNYTTTFTQILVISSIGLLLAIALHYRLRKLRHSKNIPRLRLSHKNKGHEKLERFSHYVVRQMGFKDRRECPHLCKLANEYIRKSGSCEEDIYSFFSEEPDADSLFIKLVEEFERCILSYFAYHWSHADLMISQILSADVEPKKKLKHIVMAATREQRFERVTKNLKVARVFNTLVEEMKAMGIASVDDSECTEVMAPVAHKDRSPVLLLMGGGMGAGKSTVLKDILKEPFWAGADAVVIEADAFKESDVIYRALSSRGHVDMIKTAEFVHQSSTDAASSLLVTALNEGRDVIMDGTLSWVPFVVQTITMARNVHRHRYRMGAGYKVGENGEVIENYWERIGERQQLQEDGRERKPYRIELVGVVCDAYLAVIRGIRRAIMCRRAVRVRSQLRSHKRFADAFLTYCNLVDNARLYCTNALEGSPKLIGWKEKEKTLLVDPVEIDCLKNVGRLNENADSIYQLYSRPNPACEAGSIWKDIVLSPSRFNIQQELKYSIQKVERFKQYLQETPR; this is encoded by the exons ATGTCTCTTGATGAATCCCAAATCAGATCAAGATCAATGTGTGTTCCAGAGTTTAACAGCAACAACTACACGACGACATTCACACAGATTTTGGTAATCTCATCCATTGGCTTGCTCTTGGCCATTGCACTGCACTACCGTCTCAGGAAGCTACGTCACTCCAAGAACATCCCTCGTCTCAGATTGTCTCACAAAAACAAAGGCCATGAGAAGCTCGAGAGATTCTCTCACTACGTTG TGCGGCAGATGGGATTCAAGGACAGGAGAGAATGTCCTCATCTTTGCAAATTAGCCAATGAGTACATAAGGAAATCAGGTAGCTGCGAGGAAGACATTTACAGCTTTTTCTCTGAAGAGCCTGATGCTGATTCTCTCTTCATTAAGCTCGTTGAGGAGTTTGAGAGATGTATACTCAGTTACTTCGCTTACCACTGGAGCCATGCAGATCTCATGATTAGTCAG ATACTCAGCGCCGATGTAGAGCCTAAGAAAAAGCTCAAACATATTGTCATGGCGGCTACAAG GGAACAGAGGTTTGAGAGAGTGACTAAAAATCTGAAAGTAGCAAGAGTCTTTAACACATTGGTAGAGGAAATGAAAGCTATGGGGATTGCATCAGTTGATGACTCAGAGTGTACAGAAGTCATGGCTCCAGTTGCACACAAGGACAGAAGCCCGGTTCTACTCCTTATGGGTGGTGGTATGGGTGCAGGAAAGAGCACTGTACTTAAAGACATTCTCaaaga ACCTTTTTGGGCAGGAGCCGATGCAGTGGTGATCGAAGCAGATGCTTTCAAAGAATCTGATGTGATATACAGAGCTCTGAGCTCCAGAGGCCATGTTGATATGATCAAGACTGCTGAATTC GTTCACCAATCATCAACAGATGCAGCATCATCGCTGCTCGTTACAGCTCTCAACGAAGGGCgggatgtgatcatggatggaacACTCTCTTGGGTACCATTTGTGGTTCAGACCATAACCATGGCAAGGAATGTGCATCGCCATCGTTACAGAATGGGAGCTGGCTACAAGGTTGGTGAGAATGGAGAAGTGATAGAGAACTATTGGGAACGCATAGGCGAAAGACAACAGCTGCAAGAGGACGGACGGGAGAGAAAGCCATACAGGATAGAGTTAGTTGGAGTTGTGTGTGATGCATACTTAGCTGTGATTCGAGGCATTAG GAGAGCAATAATGTGTAGGAGAGCAGTTAGAGTGAGATCTCAGCTGAGATCTCACAAGAGATTTGCGGATGCATTTCTTACCTATTGCAACTTAGTTGACAATGCTAGACTTTACTGCACCAATGCTCTTGAAGGCTCTCCAAAG CTGATAGGGTggaaagaaaaggagaagactTTGCTAGTGGATCCAGTGGAGATAGACTGTTTGAAGAATGTAGGGAGGTTAAACGAGAATGCGGATTCCATTTACCAGCTATACAGTAGACCAAATCCTGCATGTGAAGCTGGATCAATATGGAAAGACATTGTTCTTTCTCCTTCCAGGTTCAACATTCAACAGGAGCTCAAATACTCGATTCAGAAAGTCGAAAGATTCAAACAGTATCTCCAAGAAACACcaaggtga
- the LOC104786591 gene encoding histone H1.2-like, producing MATEEENVPTTVDSGAAEATTEKSPAAKGGKSKKKTATPTKKKKPVKAAAAATTKKRKASSSSHPPYEEMIKDAIVTLKERTGSSQYAIQKFIEEKHNKSLPPNFRKLLLVNLKRLVASDKLVKVKASFKIPSARSKPAASTTTAAPVKKKATTTTVAKPKGKVAAPAKAKAAAAKRTTTKKPAAKVVVAKPKAKVVVAAAKPKSKSVAAVSKTKAVAAKPKAKERPAKASRTSTRTSPGKRAAAPVKKAVAVTKKSPAKSVKSPAKRASTRKVKK from the exons atggctacagaagaagaaaacgttcCGACGACTGTTGACTCAGGAGCTGCTGAAGCAACGACGGAGAAATCTCCGGCGGCGAAAGGTGgtaaatcaaagaagaagacggcgactccgacgaagaagaagaagcctgtgaaagctgctgctgctgctacaaCGAAGAAGAGGAAAGCTTCGTCATCATCTCACCCTCCCTATGAAGAG ATGATAAAAGATGCGATAGTAACGTTGAAGGAGAGAACTGGATCTAGTCAATACGCGATTCAGAAGTTCATAGAAGAGAAGCACAACAAGTCTCTTCCTCCTAATTTTCGAAAGCTTCTCCTTGTGAATCTCAAGAGACTCGTTGCTTCTGACAAATTGGTTAAGGTCAAAGCTTCTTTCAAGATCCCTTCCGCTAGATCTAAACCGGCTGCTTCTACTACTACTGCTGCTCCGGTTAAGAAgaaggcaacaacaacaactgtgGCTAAACCTAAGGGTAAAGTTGCTGCTCCTGCTAAAGCTAAGGCGGCGGCGGCTAAAAGAACTACTACTAAGAAGCCTGCGGCTAAGGTTGTTGTTGCTAAGCCTAAGGCGaaggttgttgttgctgctgctaaACCTAAATCAAAGTCTGTTGCTGCTGTTTCAAAGACTAAAGCTGTTGCTGCTAAGCCTAAGGCTAAGGAGAGACCAGCTAAAGCTTCTAGGACTTCGACTAGAACATCTCCTGGGAAAAGAGCTGCTGCTCCTGTTAAGAAAGCTGTGGCTGTCACTAAGAAGTCTCCGGCTAAGAGTGTGAAGTCTCCTGCTAAAAGGGCTTCAACTAGGAAGGTGAAGAAGTGA